The proteins below come from a single Leopardus geoffroyi isolate Oge1 chromosome D3, O.geoffroyi_Oge1_pat1.0, whole genome shotgun sequence genomic window:
- the RASAL1 gene encoding rasGAP-activating-like protein 1 isoform X4, which yields MRTRHDDVIGKISLSRDAIAADPRGIDSWINLSRVDPDAEVQGEVCLDVQMLENARGRCLRCHVLQARDLAPRDITGTSDPFARVFWGSQSLETSTIKKTRFPHWDEVLELQEMPGAPAPLRVELWDWDMVGKNDFLGMVEFPPPVLQQNPPRGWFRLLPFPRAEEDSGGQLGALRLKVRLLEDRILPSHNYRPLTELLTEAVRGPAEEDAASPLAVLEELTSGDCRQDLATNLVKLFLGQGLAGPFLDYLTRREVTRTTDPNTLFRSNSLASKSMEQFMKLVGMPYLHEVLKPVINRVFEEKRYIELDPCKIDLGRTRRISFKGAPSEEHVREASLGLLTGYLGPIVDAIVGSVGRCPPAMRLAFKQLHQRVQKRFPQAEHEDAKYLAISGFLFLRFFAPAILTPKLFDLRDQHADPQTSRSLLLIAKAVQSIGNLGQQLGQGKELWMAPLHPFLLQSISRVRDFLDQLVDVDGEEAGGPARALVAPSVIVREGYLLKRKEEPASLAPRFAFKKRYFWLSGETLSYSRSPEWQMRFSIPVSHIRAVERVDEGAFQLPHVMQVMAQDGAGALRTTYLQCKNVNELNQWLSALRKASAPNPDKLAACHPGAFRGSRWTCCLQAERSAAGCSRTHSAVTLGDWSDPLDPDAEIQMVYRQLLLGRDQLRMKFQEDFNIDTSPEADTMRASGAKEGACPEALARQREAAGRLLEVLADLDRAHEELQQREQQKAALGPLGH from the exons GGACCTGGCCCCCCGAGATATCACCGGCACCTCTGACCCGTTTGCACGTGTGTTCTGGGGCAGTCAGAGCTTGGAGACTTCA accatTAAGAAGACCCGCTTCCCACACTGGGATGAGGTGCTGGAACTTCAGGAGATGCCAGGTGCCCCGGCCCCGCTGCGGGTGGAGCTCTGGGACTGGGACATGGTGGGCAAGAACGACTTCTTGGGCATG GTGGAGTTTCCCCCACCGGTCCTGCAGCAGAACCCTCCCCGTGGCTGGTTCCgtctcctgcccttccccagagCCGAGGAGGATTCTGG GGGGCAGCTGGGTGCCCTGCGGCTGAAGGTGCGCCTCCTCGAGGACCGCATCCTGCCCTCCCACAACTACCGGCCGCTCACGGAGCTGCTCACGGAGGCTGTGCGGGGGCCGGCAGAG GAGGATGCCGCTAGTCCCCTGGCCGTGCTGGAGGAGCTGACCTCAGGGGACTGCCGCCAGGACCTTGCCACCAACCTGGTGAAGCTCTTTCTGGGCCAGGGCCTGGCCGGGCCCTTTCTGGACTATCTCACTCGGCGCGAGGTGACCCGGACCA ccGACCCCAACACCCTCTTCCGCTCCAACTCCCTGGCATCCAAGTCAATGGAACAGTTTATGAAG CTCGTGGGCATGCCTTACCTGCACGAGGTCTTGAAGCCCGTGATTAACCGCGTCTTCGAGGAGAAGAGATACATCGAGCTGGACCCTTGCAAGATAGACCTGGGTCGCACCAG GAGAATCTCCTTCAAGGGCGCACCCTCCGAGGAGCATGTGAGGGAGGCCAGCCTGGGGCTGCTGACGGGCTACCTGGGGCCCATCGTGGATGCCATTGTGGGCTCCGTGGGGCGCTGCCCGCCTGCCATGCGCCTCGCCTTCAAGCAGCTGCACCAGCGCGTGCAAAAGCGCTTCCCCCAGGCGGAGCACGAG GATGCGAAGTACCTGGCCATAAGTGGCTTTCTTTTCCTGCGATTCTTTGCCCCTGCCATCCTTACCCCGAAGCTGTTTGACCTCCGGGACCAGCATGCGGATCCCCAGACCAGCCGCTCCCTGCTACTGATTGCCAAG GCTGTGCAGAGCATCGGAAACCTGGGCCAGCAGCTGGGCCAGGGCAAGGAATTATGGATGGCCCCCCTGCACCCCTTCCTGCTGCAGAGCATCTCACGTGTGAGAGACTTCCTGGACCAGCTGGTGGATGTGGACGGGGAGG AGGCTGGGGGCCCAGCCAGGGCCCTGGTGGCCCCCTCGGTGATTGTTCGTGAAGGTTACCTGCTGAAGCGCAAGGAGGAGCCCGCCAGCCTGGCCCCACGCTTTGCCTTCAAGAAGCGTTACTTCTGGCTCAGCGGGGAGACTCTCTCCTACTCCAGGAGTCCTGAGTGGCAG ATGCGCTTCTCCATCCCGGTGTCGCACATCCGCGCCGTGGAGCGCGTGGACGAGGGCGCCTTTCAGCTGCCGCACGTGATGCAGGTGATGGCGCAGGACGGCGCCGGGGCACTGCGGACCACCTACCTCCAGTGCAAG AATGTGAACGAGCTCAACCAGTGGCTGTCGGCCCTGCGCAAGGCCAGCGCCCCCAACCCGGACAAGCTGGCCGCCTGCCACCCGGGTGCCTTCCGCGGCTCGCGCTGGACCTGCTGCCTGCAGGCCGAGCGCTCag CTGCCGGCTGCAGCCGCACGCACTCGGCCGTCACCCTGGGGGACTGGAGTGACCCGCTGGATCCCGACGCTGAGATCCAGATGGTGTACCGGCAGCTGCTCCTGGGGCGGGACCAGCTCAG GATGAAATTCCAGGAGGATTTCAACATAGATACAAGCCCGGAGGCGGATACAATGAGGGCCTCGGGGGCCAAGGAGG GGGCCTGTCCTGAAGCCCTGGCCCGGCAGAGAGAGGCAGCTGGCCGCCTTCTGGAGGTGCTGGCAGATCTGGACAGAGCCCACGAGGAGCTCCAGCAGCGGGAGCAGCAGAAAGCGGCCCTGGGTCCCCTGGGGCACTGA
- the RASAL1 gene encoding rasGAP-activating-like protein 1 isoform X5, producing MCRCWRTRGAVVFDVTCFRPGTWPPEISPAPLTRLHVCSGAVRAWRLHPPSLPLPQTIKKTRFPHWDEVLELQEMPGAPAPLRVELWDWDMVGKNDFLGMVEFPPPVLQQNPPRGWFRLLPFPRAEEDSGGQLGALRLKVRLLEDRILPSHNYRPLTELLTEAVRGPAEEDAASPLAVLEELTSGDCRQDLATNLVKLFLGQGLAGPFLDYLTRREVTRTTDPNTLFRSNSLASKSMEQFMKLVGMPYLHEVLKPVINRVFEEKRYIELDPCKIDLGRTRRISFKGAPSEEHVREASLGLLTGYLGPIVDAIVGSVGRCPPAMRLAFKQLHQRVQKRFPQAEHEDAKYLAISGFLFLRFFAPAILTPKLFDLRDQHADPQTSRSLLLIAKAVQSIGNLGQQLGQGKELWMAPLHPFLLQSISRVRDFLDQLVDVDGEEAGGPARALVAPSVIVREGYLLKRKEEPASLAPRFAFKKRYFWLSGETLSYSRSPEWQMRFSIPVSHIRAVERVDEGAFQLPHVMQVMAQDGAGALRTTYLQCKNVNELNQWLSALRKASAPNPDKLAACHPGAFRGSRWTCCLQAERSAAGCSRTHSAVTLGDWSDPLDPDAEIQMVYRQLLLGRDQLRMKFQEDFNIDTSPEADTMRASGAKEGACPEALARQREAAGRLLEVLADLDRAHEELQQREQQKAALGPLGH from the exons GGACCTGGCCCCCCGAGATATCACCGGCACCTCTGACCCGTTTGCACGTGTGTTCTGGGGCAGTCAGAGCTTGGAGACTTCA ccctccctcactccccctcccccagaccatTAAGAAGACCCGCTTCCCACACTGGGATGAGGTGCTGGAACTTCAGGAGATGCCAGGTGCCCCGGCCCCGCTGCGGGTGGAGCTCTGGGACTGGGACATGGTGGGCAAGAACGACTTCTTGGGCATG GTGGAGTTTCCCCCACCGGTCCTGCAGCAGAACCCTCCCCGTGGCTGGTTCCgtctcctgcccttccccagagCCGAGGAGGATTCTGG GGGGCAGCTGGGTGCCCTGCGGCTGAAGGTGCGCCTCCTCGAGGACCGCATCCTGCCCTCCCACAACTACCGGCCGCTCACGGAGCTGCTCACGGAGGCTGTGCGGGGGCCGGCAGAG GAGGATGCCGCTAGTCCCCTGGCCGTGCTGGAGGAGCTGACCTCAGGGGACTGCCGCCAGGACCTTGCCACCAACCTGGTGAAGCTCTTTCTGGGCCAGGGCCTGGCCGGGCCCTTTCTGGACTATCTCACTCGGCGCGAGGTGACCCGGACCA ccGACCCCAACACCCTCTTCCGCTCCAACTCCCTGGCATCCAAGTCAATGGAACAGTTTATGAAG CTCGTGGGCATGCCTTACCTGCACGAGGTCTTGAAGCCCGTGATTAACCGCGTCTTCGAGGAGAAGAGATACATCGAGCTGGACCCTTGCAAGATAGACCTGGGTCGCACCAG GAGAATCTCCTTCAAGGGCGCACCCTCCGAGGAGCATGTGAGGGAGGCCAGCCTGGGGCTGCTGACGGGCTACCTGGGGCCCATCGTGGATGCCATTGTGGGCTCCGTGGGGCGCTGCCCGCCTGCCATGCGCCTCGCCTTCAAGCAGCTGCACCAGCGCGTGCAAAAGCGCTTCCCCCAGGCGGAGCACGAG GATGCGAAGTACCTGGCCATAAGTGGCTTTCTTTTCCTGCGATTCTTTGCCCCTGCCATCCTTACCCCGAAGCTGTTTGACCTCCGGGACCAGCATGCGGATCCCCAGACCAGCCGCTCCCTGCTACTGATTGCCAAG GCTGTGCAGAGCATCGGAAACCTGGGCCAGCAGCTGGGCCAGGGCAAGGAATTATGGATGGCCCCCCTGCACCCCTTCCTGCTGCAGAGCATCTCACGTGTGAGAGACTTCCTGGACCAGCTGGTGGATGTGGACGGGGAGG AGGCTGGGGGCCCAGCCAGGGCCCTGGTGGCCCCCTCGGTGATTGTTCGTGAAGGTTACCTGCTGAAGCGCAAGGAGGAGCCCGCCAGCCTGGCCCCACGCTTTGCCTTCAAGAAGCGTTACTTCTGGCTCAGCGGGGAGACTCTCTCCTACTCCAGGAGTCCTGAGTGGCAG ATGCGCTTCTCCATCCCGGTGTCGCACATCCGCGCCGTGGAGCGCGTGGACGAGGGCGCCTTTCAGCTGCCGCACGTGATGCAGGTGATGGCGCAGGACGGCGCCGGGGCACTGCGGACCACCTACCTCCAGTGCAAG AATGTGAACGAGCTCAACCAGTGGCTGTCGGCCCTGCGCAAGGCCAGCGCCCCCAACCCGGACAAGCTGGCCGCCTGCCACCCGGGTGCCTTCCGCGGCTCGCGCTGGACCTGCTGCCTGCAGGCCGAGCGCTCag CTGCCGGCTGCAGCCGCACGCACTCGGCCGTCACCCTGGGGGACTGGAGTGACCCGCTGGATCCCGACGCTGAGATCCAGATGGTGTACCGGCAGCTGCTCCTGGGGCGGGACCAGCTCAG GATGAAATTCCAGGAGGATTTCAACATAGATACAAGCCCGGAGGCGGATACAATGAGGGCCTCGGGGGCCAAGGAGG GGGCCTGTCCTGAAGCCCTGGCCCGGCAGAGAGAGGCAGCTGGCCGCCTTCTGGAGGTGCTGGCAGATCTGGACAGAGCCCACGAGGAGCTCCAGCAGCGGGAGCAGCAGAAAGCGGCCCTGGGTCCCCTGGGGCACTGA
- the RASAL1 gene encoding rasGAP-activating-like protein 1 isoform X3: MAEPGFEPWHPVSYPGAPGKLRLPSHFPQRLHLLGFVVQDATFWCLHFLIWKIGAQGSPGQQEGFGRAGWGVFLAGPLQGSSSSPCKPEAFEWSTLSPLSKVQPGCLSLRVLRPSPLSSFVSRDLAPRDITGTSDPFARVFWGSQSLETSTIKKTRFPHWDEVLELQEMPGAPAPLRVELWDWDMVGKNDFLGMVEFPPPVLQQNPPRGWFRLLPFPRAEEDSGGQLGALRLKVRLLEDRILPSHNYRPLTELLTEAVRGPAEEDAASPLAVLEELTSGDCRQDLATNLVKLFLGQGLAGPFLDYLTRREVTRTTDPNTLFRSNSLASKSMEQFMKLVGMPYLHEVLKPVINRVFEEKRYIELDPCKIDLGRTRRISFKGAPSEEHVREASLGLLTGYLGPIVDAIVGSVGRCPPAMRLAFKQLHQRVQKRFPQAEHEDAKYLAISGFLFLRFFAPAILTPKLFDLRDQHADPQTSRSLLLIAKAVQSIGNLGQQLGQGKELWMAPLHPFLLQSISRVRDFLDQLVDVDGEEAGGPARALVAPSVIVREGYLLKRKEEPASLAPRFAFKKRYFWLSGETLSYSRSPEWQMRFSIPVSHIRAVERVDEGAFQLPHVMQVMAQDGAGALRTTYLQCKNVNELNQWLSALRKASAPNPDKLAACHPGAFRGSRWTCCLQAERSAAGCSRTHSAVTLGDWSDPLDPDAEIQMVYRQLLLGRDQLRMKFQEDFNIDTSPEADTMRASGAKEGACPEALARQREAAGRLLEVLADLDRAHEELQQREQQKAALGPLGH, encoded by the exons ATGGCGGAGCCAGGCTTTGAACCCTGGCATCCAGTCTCCTATCCAGGGGctccagggaaactgaggctcccttCCCACTTCCCACAACGTCTTCACCTCCTGGGCTTTGTGGTTCAGGATGCGACCTTTtggtgcctccatttcctcatctggaaaatagggGCGCAGGGTAGCCCTGGTCAACAGGAAGGGTTTGGAAGGGCGGGATGGGGGGTGTTCCTTGCTGGGCCCCTACAAGGGAGCAGTTCATCGCCTTGCAAGCCAGAGGCATTTGAATGGTCTACCCTGAGCCCCCTTTCCAAGGTCCAGCCTGGGTGTTTGTCCTTGAGGGTCCTGCGGCCCTCACCCCTTTCCTCATTTGTCTCCAGGGACCTGGCCCCCCGAGATATCACCGGCACCTCTGACCCGTTTGCACGTGTGTTCTGGGGCAGTCAGAGCTTGGAGACTTCA accatTAAGAAGACCCGCTTCCCACACTGGGATGAGGTGCTGGAACTTCAGGAGATGCCAGGTGCCCCGGCCCCGCTGCGGGTGGAGCTCTGGGACTGGGACATGGTGGGCAAGAACGACTTCTTGGGCATG GTGGAGTTTCCCCCACCGGTCCTGCAGCAGAACCCTCCCCGTGGCTGGTTCCgtctcctgcccttccccagagCCGAGGAGGATTCTGG GGGGCAGCTGGGTGCCCTGCGGCTGAAGGTGCGCCTCCTCGAGGACCGCATCCTGCCCTCCCACAACTACCGGCCGCTCACGGAGCTGCTCACGGAGGCTGTGCGGGGGCCGGCAGAG GAGGATGCCGCTAGTCCCCTGGCCGTGCTGGAGGAGCTGACCTCAGGGGACTGCCGCCAGGACCTTGCCACCAACCTGGTGAAGCTCTTTCTGGGCCAGGGCCTGGCCGGGCCCTTTCTGGACTATCTCACTCGGCGCGAGGTGACCCGGACCA ccGACCCCAACACCCTCTTCCGCTCCAACTCCCTGGCATCCAAGTCAATGGAACAGTTTATGAAG CTCGTGGGCATGCCTTACCTGCACGAGGTCTTGAAGCCCGTGATTAACCGCGTCTTCGAGGAGAAGAGATACATCGAGCTGGACCCTTGCAAGATAGACCTGGGTCGCACCAG GAGAATCTCCTTCAAGGGCGCACCCTCCGAGGAGCATGTGAGGGAGGCCAGCCTGGGGCTGCTGACGGGCTACCTGGGGCCCATCGTGGATGCCATTGTGGGCTCCGTGGGGCGCTGCCCGCCTGCCATGCGCCTCGCCTTCAAGCAGCTGCACCAGCGCGTGCAAAAGCGCTTCCCCCAGGCGGAGCACGAG GATGCGAAGTACCTGGCCATAAGTGGCTTTCTTTTCCTGCGATTCTTTGCCCCTGCCATCCTTACCCCGAAGCTGTTTGACCTCCGGGACCAGCATGCGGATCCCCAGACCAGCCGCTCCCTGCTACTGATTGCCAAG GCTGTGCAGAGCATCGGAAACCTGGGCCAGCAGCTGGGCCAGGGCAAGGAATTATGGATGGCCCCCCTGCACCCCTTCCTGCTGCAGAGCATCTCACGTGTGAGAGACTTCCTGGACCAGCTGGTGGATGTGGACGGGGAGG AGGCTGGGGGCCCAGCCAGGGCCCTGGTGGCCCCCTCGGTGATTGTTCGTGAAGGTTACCTGCTGAAGCGCAAGGAGGAGCCCGCCAGCCTGGCCCCACGCTTTGCCTTCAAGAAGCGTTACTTCTGGCTCAGCGGGGAGACTCTCTCCTACTCCAGGAGTCCTGAGTGGCAG ATGCGCTTCTCCATCCCGGTGTCGCACATCCGCGCCGTGGAGCGCGTGGACGAGGGCGCCTTTCAGCTGCCGCACGTGATGCAGGTGATGGCGCAGGACGGCGCCGGGGCACTGCGGACCACCTACCTCCAGTGCAAG AATGTGAACGAGCTCAACCAGTGGCTGTCGGCCCTGCGCAAGGCCAGCGCCCCCAACCCGGACAAGCTGGCCGCCTGCCACCCGGGTGCCTTCCGCGGCTCGCGCTGGACCTGCTGCCTGCAGGCCGAGCGCTCag CTGCCGGCTGCAGCCGCACGCACTCGGCCGTCACCCTGGGGGACTGGAGTGACCCGCTGGATCCCGACGCTGAGATCCAGATGGTGTACCGGCAGCTGCTCCTGGGGCGGGACCAGCTCAG GATGAAATTCCAGGAGGATTTCAACATAGATACAAGCCCGGAGGCGGATACAATGAGGGCCTCGGGGGCCAAGGAGG GGGCCTGTCCTGAAGCCCTGGCCCGGCAGAGAGAGGCAGCTGGCCGCCTTCTGGAGGTGCTGGCAGATCTGGACAGAGCCCACGAGGAGCTCCAGCAGCGGGAGCAGCAGAAAGCGGCCCTGGGTCCCCTGGGGCACTGA